A genomic window from Tolypothrix sp. PCC 7910 includes:
- a CDS encoding MFS transporter produces MFPTEPAAVNNGFGALLKNRAFMLLWIGQLVSQLADKVFFVLMIALLENYPPPPGLAENSMYSTLMVSFTVPAILFGSAGGIFVDRLPKKLIMVGSDVVRGLLTLLIPFLPREFLILLILTFAISTVTQFFAPAEQAAIPLLVRRENLMAANALFSSTMMGALIVGFAIGEPMLSWAKDILGEEYGQELIVSGLYLLSGAIMQPIKFKEHKPNHEHQAATHLWSEFTESLRYLKKNRLVLNAMLQLVTLYCVFAALTVLTIRLAADFGLKEKQFGFFLAAAGVGMVLGAGILGHWGVKLHGKPLPLIGFLLMALVLGVFTFTHNLLLALILCALLGVGASLIGVPMQTLIQQQAPPTMHGKVFGFQNHAVNIALSLPLAITGPLTDMLGLRVVLVAMSVIVAAVGVWAWKNTRRVLQDVI; encoded by the coding sequence ATGTTTCCAACGGAACCTGCTGCTGTTAATAACGGGTTTGGCGCACTGCTAAAAAACCGTGCTTTTATGCTCCTGTGGATTGGGCAACTGGTTTCCCAGTTAGCAGATAAGGTATTCTTCGTTTTGATGATTGCCCTGCTGGAAAACTACCCCCCGCCACCAGGATTGGCAGAAAACTCAATGTACTCAACATTGATGGTGTCCTTTACAGTCCCAGCCATTTTGTTTGGTTCTGCGGGTGGCATTTTTGTTGACCGCCTTCCCAAAAAGCTAATCATGGTTGGCTCGGATGTGGTACGTGGTTTATTAACGTTGTTGATTCCGTTTTTACCACGAGAGTTTTTGATTCTTTTGATACTAACTTTTGCTATATCAACAGTGACGCAGTTTTTTGCCCCGGCGGAACAAGCTGCTATTCCCCTGTTGGTGCGGCGGGAGAATTTAATGGCAGCTAATGCCCTGTTTAGCAGCACAATGATGGGAGCCTTAATCGTTGGCTTTGCTATTGGAGAGCCAATGCTCAGCTGGGCGAAAGATATTCTGGGAGAGGAATACGGTCAAGAATTAATAGTAAGTGGGCTTTATTTGTTATCGGGTGCAATTATGCAGCCGATTAAGTTTAAAGAACACAAGCCAAATCATGAGCATCAGGCTGCAACTCATCTGTGGTCGGAATTTACAGAGAGTTTGCGCTATCTGAAGAAAAACCGCCTGGTTTTAAATGCCATGTTGCAACTTGTCACCTTATATTGTGTCTTTGCTGCGTTGACAGTGCTGACAATTAGATTAGCAGCAGACTTTGGCTTAAAAGAAAAGCAGTTTGGCTTTTTCTTAGCCGCAGCAGGGGTTGGTATGGTTTTAGGTGCGGGGATTTTGGGTCACTGGGGTGTAAAATTGCACGGCAAGCCCTTACCCTTAATCGGATTTTTACTAATGGCGCTAGTTTTAGGCGTGTTTACTTTTACCCACAATCTTTTATTGGCGTTGATACTTTGTGCATTATTGGGTGTAGGTGCTTCCTTAATAGGCGTACCGATGCAAACTTTAATCCAACAACAAGCACCACCCACGATGCATGGTAAAGTATTCGGCTTCCAGAATCATGCGGTGAATATTGCCCTATCCTTACCACTAGCAATTACTGGGCCGTTAACGGATATGCTTGGTTTGCGCGTTGTCCTAGTAGCCATGAGTGTGATAGTAGCGGCTGTAGGTGTTTGGGCTTGGAAAAATACCCGGCGCGTATTGCAAGATGTGATTTAG
- a CDS encoding ferrochelatase has product MVATPEKVQHTHEQSSHQDRVAVLLMGYGEVESYEDFANYNEQALNLLTAKFAPVPTWIYPPLAKLLALFDRHEWGHTHHDFISPHNAIFEQQRAGIEKRLQEKWGEGVQVFKAFNFCAPFLPKQVLAEIKNQGFDKILIYPLLVVDSIFTSGIAIEQVNNALAELAEGDEHWVKGMRYIPSFYNEPAYIDLMAHLVEEKINADLAATYLPSQIGIVLMNHGCPHKAKGFTSGIVESQALYDLVRDKLINKYPLISVGWLNHDTPLIEWTLPNAEQAANNLIQLGAKVIIFMPIGFATENHETLLDVHHIIHAIEKKHPDVDYVQMACVNDNPEFLEMAAQWADDHITALRSEEAVTVNPHLDGHHHHHHHH; this is encoded by the coding sequence GTGGTAGCCACGCCGGAAAAAGTACAACATACCCACGAGCAATCATCACATCAAGATAGAGTCGCCGTATTGCTCATGGGCTACGGCGAAGTCGAAAGCTACGAAGATTTCGCTAACTATAACGAACAGGCTTTAAATCTACTGACAGCAAAATTTGCACCAGTCCCTACTTGGATTTACCCACCCCTAGCAAAGCTTTTGGCGTTATTTGACCGTCATGAGTGGGGACATACCCATCATGATTTTATTTCCCCACATAATGCTATTTTTGAACAGCAACGGGCTGGAATTGAAAAGCGATTACAAGAAAAGTGGGGTGAAGGCGTTCAAGTTTTCAAAGCTTTTAACTTCTGCGCGCCTTTTTTGCCTAAACAAGTTTTAGCAGAGATTAAAAACCAAGGCTTCGACAAAATTCTGATTTATCCCCTGCTAGTGGTTGATTCTATCTTTACTAGTGGGATTGCGATCGAGCAGGTAAATAACGCCTTAGCTGAGTTGGCTGAGGGTGATGAACATTGGGTAAAAGGAATGCGCTACATTCCTTCTTTCTACAACGAGCCAGCTTACATTGATTTGATGGCACATTTGGTAGAGGAAAAAATTAATGCTGACTTAGCAGCAACCTACCTACCTTCTCAAATTGGGATTGTGCTGATGAATCACGGCTGTCCCCACAAAGCGAAAGGCTTCACCTCTGGAATTGTAGAAAGCCAAGCACTATATGACTTGGTACGGGACAAACTGATTAATAAGTATCCTTTAATTTCTGTCGGTTGGCTAAACCATGACACACCGCTAATTGAATGGACACTACCCAACGCCGAGCAAGCTGCTAATAACCTGATTCAATTGGGTGCCAAAGTAATAATTTTCATGCCGATTGGTTTTGCGACGGAAAATCACGAAACTTTATTGGATGTCCATCACATTATCCATGCTATAGAGAAAAAGCATCCCGATGTAGATTATGTACAAATGGCTTGTGTGAATGATAATCCAGAGTTTTTGGAGATGGCTGCACAATGGGCTGACGATCATATTACTGCCTTAAGATCAGAGGAAGCAGTAACCGTTAATCCTCACCTAGATGGACATCACCACCATCACCATCATCATTAA
- a CDS encoding Uma2 family endonuclease — MTTAISTSEIIYPSSDGEPIAETYDHVYAIFATLQILRQYLQGRRATVLANQFLYYAQGFPKLRVAPDVMVIYDVEPGGRDNYKIWEEKQVPKVIFEFTSKGTQEEDKTTKKNLYEGLEVEEYWLFDPKGEWITQQLQGYRLKGDIYEPITDSCSQALQLRLAVEGKLIGFYRLDNGAKLLVNDELIAALKQETNQRIEAEAQAEQERQRAEQERQRAAELEALLSRYREQFGDLP, encoded by the coding sequence ATGACCACCGCTATCTCTACATCAGAAATTATTTATCCCAGCAGCGATGGAGAACCCATAGCAGAAACTTACGACCATGTATATGCCATTTTCGCTACACTACAAATTCTCAGACAATATCTTCAAGGTCGTCGCGCCACAGTTTTAGCCAATCAATTCTTGTATTATGCACAAGGTTTCCCTAAATTAAGAGTTGCACCTGATGTCATGGTTATTTATGACGTTGAACCAGGAGGACGTGATAACTACAAAATTTGGGAAGAAAAACAGGTACCAAAGGTAATTTTTGAATTTACCTCTAAAGGAACTCAAGAAGAAGATAAAACCACTAAGAAAAATCTTTATGAAGGCTTAGAAGTAGAAGAATATTGGTTATTTGATCCCAAAGGCGAATGGATTACACAACAGTTGCAAGGGTATCGCTTAAAAGGAGATATTTATGAGCCAATTACCGATAGTTGCAGCCAAGCATTACAACTACGTCTAGCTGTAGAAGGAAAATTGATTGGCTTTTATCGCCTAGATAATGGTGCAAAATTGTTGGTAAATGATGAATTGATTGCAGCACTCAAACAAGAAACTAATCAACGTATAGAAGCAGAAGCACAAGCCGAACAGGAACGCCAACGTGCAGAACAAGAACGCCAACGTGCTGCAGAACTTGAAGCGCTGCTTTCTCGTTATCGAGAACAGTTTGGCGATTTACCCTAA